The sequence below is a genomic window from Thioclava nitratireducens.
TCGTATTTTCCAAGGCGGCGCGCGCACAGATGAAAGTGATTAGATTACCGCGTCGGGTTGTTTCCATAAAATACGAAGGGCGCGTGATCGAGAATGACGTCCTCGCGGGCGTTATCGCCTTTTTCGTTATCTATATGGCGACGTTCCTAGGGCTCACCACGCTTCTGGGCTTTTTCGGTCTCGACTTTGCGACGGCAACCAGCGGAGCTTTGACGGCTTTGGCAAATGTCGGACCAGGGGTCGGACCAATCATCGGTCCGGCTGGGAATTTCTCCTCCCTCAGCGATCCCGTGAAGATAATTTTGACCTTCGGGATGTATCTCGGACGTCTGGAAATTCTCACGGTATTGGTGCTCTTCAAGCCCGAATTTTGGCGTGAGATCGCGGTTTTGGGGGAACGGGCGTGATCTCCAAGGGGGGCCATCCGTCACTCTGAACAAAGCTGAGAAGCTCGCCGCACTTGTTCAAGGAGCCGGGCGTTCGGGCGATCGAGGTGTGCCCGCGACGTCGCCAGCCAAGCACGCGGGGGGGGGGCGCTGGCGGCTTCCGAAAGTTAGATGAACGTCACGTAGGTGCTGAAACAGGGCACCGCCCCTCCCGCGGCGTCAGGCCGCGGGGGGCGCCGGTCGCGCGGCGGCGAAGGCCGGAAGCGTCTCGAGATGCGCGGCGATCCGCGTGATATTCGGCATCGGCGCAAGGTCGATCCCCCAGCGCCGCGCATTGTAGATCTGTGGCACGAGGCACAGATCCGCGAGCGTCAGCTGGTCACGCCAGCAGAAACTCTCGCCCGATATCATTTCCTCGACCGCGGCGAGGCCGGGGGCGATGAAAGTCTGCATCCAGCTTTCCATCGTGATCGCACCGTTCGAGGCCGCCACGGCGTGTTTCGCGACGCGCAGATTGCAAACCGGATGGATATCGACCGCGATAGCCTGGGCGAGAGCGCGGACATGGGCGCGGTCGGCCGGAGCTTCGGGCAGCAGGCCGAGCGCGCGGGTCTCGTTGAGATATTCGACGATCGCAAGGGATTGGGTAAACCGATCGCCATCGATCTCAAGCGTCGGCACGAGCCCCTGCGGATTGACGGCGAGATAGTCGGGATCGCGCTGTGCGCCGGTCGTCAGATCGACCGGAGCGGCCTGCCATTCAATCCCGGCGAGTGCGAGGGCGATACGGACACGGTAGCTTGCCGAAGACCGCCAATAATCATGAAGTCGTGTCATTCGATCGGCGTCCCCAGCAGTTTGTCCATTGCGCGCTGCAAGCCGGCGAGATCGGATCCGAGCACCGCCTCCAGCTGCCGCTGATAGGCGATCGCGCGCGGCAACAGCTCCGCCATCAGACGTCGCCCCTCGCGGGTCAGACTCAGCGCGACCAGCCGGGCGTCCACGTCGTCGGGCCGTTTCTCGACCAGACCTTTCGCCTCGAGGTGGCTCGCCGCGCGGCTGACCTTTGGGCGCTCCAGCGAGGTGCGTCGTTCTATATCGCGCACCGAGACCCGGCCCGCATGGGAAAGATGCACCATCACCCGCCATTGCGGCATCGTCAGCCCGGCGTCGCGATAGCCCGCCGCCAGTTCCTGGCTCAGCTTCACCGAGAGCTCCGCGACCAAATAGGGCAGGAAACGCTCGAGATCGAACCCCGGGAGGGGAATCTCTTCATCAGCGGTTTCACGAACTTTTTGTTCAACGGTCATGGGATTCGATGTGGCTTCAAGTTGTTGCGGCTGCAACGAATGAGCACGAAATACGTTGCGATTGCAACGAAAATCGTGCGCCGTCCGGAAATCTGGATGTGTAACCATCAGTAAATAATTGATTTTTTACCAAGTCTCCCTCGCTCTTCGTTGCGAATGCAATAAAATCCTTGACTTCGTTGCGAATGAAACGAAACTTGGGCGGAGTTCGACGTCGGCATTTTTGCAAGAGGCCGGCGAACAGGGAGTGGAGGATCTCATGACCGAGCAAGCTCTGCCGAGCGGCATGGTGCGGGCAACCGGCACGTCGGGGCCGCATGAAGGCTACATGCCGGGTTTCGGCAATGATTTCGAAACCGAGGCGCTGCCGGGTGCGCTGCCGCAGGGCCAGAACAGCCCGCAGAAATGCGAATACGGCCTTTATGCCGAGCAGCTTTCCGGAACCGCCTTCACCGCGCCGCGCGGCCAGAACGAGCGGACCTGGTGCTATCGGATCCGGCCATCGGTCAAGCATGTCGGTCGCTTCACCAAGATCGACGTGCCCTATTGGAAATCCGCGCCGAATGTCGATCCGGACGTGATCTCGCTTGGCCAGTATCGTTGGAACCCGGTGCCCCATTCCGATGAGCCGCTGACCTGGGTCACCGGCATGCGCACGATGACCACCGCGGGCGACGTGAACACGCAGGTCGGCATGGCGAGCCATATCTATCTCGTGACGCAGTCGATGGAGGACGAGTATTTCTTCTCGGCCGACAGCGAGTTGCTCGTCGTGCCGCAAGAGGGGCGGCTGCGCTTCTGCACGGAGCTCGGGATTATCGACCTCGAGCCCAAGGAGATCGCCATCCTGCCGCGCGGTCTGGTCTATCGGGTCGAAGTGCTCGAAGGGCCGGCGCGGGGCTTCGTCTGCGAAAACTATGGCCAGAAATTCGACCTGCCGGGCCGCGGTCCGATCGGCGCAAATTGCCTTGCCAACCCGCGCGACTTCAAATGCCCCGTTGCGGCCTTCGAGGATCGCGACGCGAAAAGCCGGGTCGTCATCAAGTGGTGCGGGCAGTTCCACGAGACCTTCATCGGCCACAGCCCGCTCGATGTGGTGGCATGGCACGGCAACTACTGCGCCTATAAATACGACCTGCGCACTTACAGCCCGGTCGGCGCGATCCTGTTCGATCACCCCGATCCGTCGATCTTCACCGTGCTCACCGCGCCTTCGGGTCAGGAAGGCACCGCGAATATCGATTTCGTGCTGTTCCGCGAGCGCTGGATGGTGGCCGAGCACACGTTCCGCCCGCCGTGGTATCACAAGAACATCATGTCCGAACTGATGGGCAACATCTACGGCATCTACGACGCCAAGCCGCAGGGCTTCATGCCGGGCGGGACCAGCCTGCACAACATGATGCTGCCGCACGGCCCTGACCGTAACGCCTTCGAACACGCCTCTAACGAACCGATGGAGCCCGCGTTCCAAGGCAACACGATGCAGTTCATGTTCGAGACGCGCTTCCCGCAGCACCTCACCGAATTCGCCGCGAAGGAGGCGCCGTTGCAGGACGATTACATCGATTGCTGGGACAGCATCGAGAAGAAATTCGACGGAAAACCGGGGACCAAATGACCGACCAGACCAGCTGGGTGGCGTCCGCTCAGGGCGACACCGACTTTCCAATCCAGAACCTGCCCTACGGCGTCTTCGACGACGGCAATGGGGCGCGGATGGGCGTCGCCATCGGGGATATGATCCTCGACGTCGCCAAGGTGGATCACGGGCTTCCGGCGGATCTGTTCGCCGAGCCCGCGTGGAACCGCGTCATGGAGGCCGGCCCGGAGATCTGGGCCAAGCTGCGCGCGCGTCTGACCGAGCTTCTCTCCGACGAAGGGCACAAGTCCGCGGTCGAGCCGCATCTGGTGCCGCAATCCGGCGCGAAGATGCTGATGCCGTTCCGCGTGACCGAATACACTGATTTCTACGCCGGCAAGAACCACGCGACCAATGTCGGCACGATCTTCCGTGGCCCCGAAAACGCGTTGCCCGCGAACTGGCTGTCGATCCCGATCGGCTATAACGGCCGGGCCTCGTCGGTGGTCGTTTCCGGCACGCCGGTCATCCGTCCCAACGGGCAGGTCAAAGGCCCGAACGAGGAGCTGCCGCGTTTCGCCCCTTCGGCGCGTTTTGACATCGAACTGGAATTCGGCGCCATCGTCGGCCAGCCCTCCGAGGGTATGATCTCGGTCAGTCAGGCCGATGAGATGATCTTCGGCTACGTGCTGCTCAATGACTGGTCGGCGCGCGACATCCAGGCGTGGGAATACGTGCCTCTCGGACCGTTCCAGTCCAAGGCGACCGCGACCACGATCAGCCCCTGGATCGTGACGAAAGCGGCGCTGGAACCGTTCCGCGTCAACACGCCCGAGCGTGAGCGCGAATTGCTGCCCTATCTGCGCGAGCCGGGGCCGATGAATTACGATATCAAGCTGGAAGTCGCGCTGCGCCCGGAGGGCGGCGAGGAGGCGGTGATTTCGCGCACCAATACCTCGATGCTCTACTACTCCGCCGCGCAGCAGCTCGCCCATCACACGACCTCGGGCTGTCCGATGCGCGCGGGCGATCTGTTGGGCTCGGGCACGATCTCGGGCACCGAAAAAGACAGCCGGGGCTCGCTGCTCGAACTGAGCTGGTCGGGCAAGGAGCCGCTGGAGCTTCCCGATGGCACGACCCGCAGCTTCATCGAGGATGGCGACACGCTGACCCTGCGCGGTGCTGCGCAGGGCAAAGGATACCGCATCGGGTTCGGAGATTGCACGGGGCAGGTGCTCCCTGCGCGCGCTCTGCCCGACTGGGCTAAGGAATAAGGAGGCATCTGATGGCCAAGGCATTCGCGTCGCAAGGCGACATGGAAGAGAAGAAGATCAGCTTCACGGAAGTGGGCGAGGGCCTCTACGCCTTCACCGCGGAGGGCGACCCGAACACCGGCGTCATCATCGGCGACGACAGCGTGATGATCGTCGAGGCGCAGGCCACCCCGCGTCTTGCGCGCAAGGTGATCGAATGCGTCCGCTCGGTGACCGACAAGCCGATCAGCCACCTCGTGCTGACGCACTACCACGCGGTTCGCGTGCTGGGCGCCAGCGCCTATGGCGTGCGCGAGATCATCATGTCCGACACCACACGCGCGCAGGTCGCAGAACGTGGGCAGGAGGACTGGGACAGCGAATTCGGCCGCTTCCCGCGCCTGTTCCAGGGCCATGAGGAAATCCCCGGTCTGACCTGGCCGACCACCACCTTCAGCGACCAGATGACGGTTTACCTCGGCAATCGCCGCGTCGACATCATGCATCTGGGCCGCGCCCATACCGCAGGCGATGCAGTGATCTGGGTGCCCGATCAGGAGGTGATGTTCACCGGCGATATCGTGGAATACCACTCGGCCTGCTATTGCGGCGACGGTCATTTCGGCGATTGGCCCGAGACGCTGGCCAATATCGCAGCCTTCGAGCCGCGCGCGATCGCGCCGGGTCGTGGCGATGCGCTGGTGGGCGAGAAGATGGTCACCGAAGCGCTGGAGAACACCGCCGATTTCGTCCGCTCCACCTTCAAGCCGGTGGAACGCGTCGTTGCCCGTGGCGGCACCCTGAAAGAGGCGTGGGACGCGGTGCGCGAAGCCTGCGATCCGAAATTCGCCGATTACGCGATCTACGAACATTGCCTGCCGTTCAACGTGGCGCGCGCCTATGACGAGGCCCGCGGCATCGACACCCCGCGTGTCTGGACGGCAGAGCGCGACCGCGAGATGTGGGACGCGCTTCAGGGCTGACGCGCGCCGGCAGGGGAGGAGGAACCGATGCCATATGATTACAAGCCGTTCGACTATGTTGCGCCGAAGGGGCTGAGCGCCCCGGAGCCGCGTCACAAGGTCATCGTCGTTGGGGCCGGGCCGATCGGTCTCGCCGCCGCGCTGGAGCTTGCGAATTACGGCGTGGCGTCGGTCGTGCTCGACGACAACAACGTGGTGTCGGTGGGCAGCCGCGCGATCTGCTGGTCGAAACGCTCGCTCGAGATACTCGACCGGCTGGGCGTGGGCGATGCCTGCGTGCAGAAGGGTGTGACCTGGAAGGTCGGGCGCACCCACCATGGCGCGCGCGAAGTGTTCAACTTCGACCTGCTGCCCGAGGACGGCCACAAGATGCCCGCCTTCGTGAATCTGCAGCAATATTACGTCGAGGAGTATCTCGTCGCCGCTGCGCAGGCGAACCCGCTTGTCGACCTGCGCTTCAAGAACAAGGTCACCTCGCTCGAGCAGGCGGCGGATCACGCGACGGTCTCGATCGAGACGCCGGATGGGGAATATACGCTCGAAGGTGAGTATGTGCTGGCCTGCGACGGAGCGCGCTCGCCGATCCGGCAGATGATGGGGCTCGAATTCGAGGGCGTTCTGTTCGAGGAACGCTTCCTGATCGCCGATATCGAGATGCAGGCCGATTTCCCGTCGGAGCGCTGGTTCTGGTTCGAGCCGGATTTCCACGAGGGCCAGTCGGCACTGCTGCACAAACAGCCTGACAATATCTACCGCATCGATCTGCAACTGGGCTGGGACACCGATCCGGAGGAAGAGCGCAAGCCCGAGCGCATCATCCCGCGGATCGAGAAGGCGCTGGGCCATTCGAATTTCAAGCTCGACTGGACCTCGATCTACACGTTCCAGTGCCGTCGGCTGAAGAACTTCGTCCATGACCGGGTGATCTTCGTGGGCGATAGCGCGCATGTGGTCTCGCCCTTCGGCGCGCGTGGCGGCAATGGCGGGCTGCAAGATGTGGACGCGTTGGGCTGGCGTCTGGCGCGGGTCGTGAAGGGAGAGAGCACGCCCGCGCTGCTCGCCCGCTACGACGCCGAGCGGACCTTCGGCTCTGACGAGAATATTGCCAATTCCAGCCGCACCACGCGGTTCATGTCGCCGCGCCCGGGGGCGGAGCGGTGGTTCCGCGATGCGGTTCTGGCGCTGTCTGAGCATGCGAATTTCGCGCGCCCGATGGTGAACTCGGGGCGCTTGAGCCTGCCGTGCCGCTACCCGCTGGACCAAGCGCCCGATGATGCGGCCTTGCCGAGTGGCACCCGTCCCGGCGCGGTCGCCCCCGATGCTCCGCTTGGCAACGAATGGCTGCTCGATCGGCTTGCGGGCGGCTTCACGCTTCTGGGCCTCGGTGCCGAGGCGCCCGAGGTCGCGGGGCTGCGCAGAATGACGCTCGAGCCGACGCCGGAGCTGCGCGCCCGCTATCTCGGCGATGCGCCCTCGGCGCTCTACCTGATCCGGCCCGATCAAGTCGTCGCGGCGCGTTGGCAAAAAGCGGGGGCCGAGCAGATCGCCGCGCAACTGGCTGCAATCGAGGAGGGCAGCGCATGAGCCTGATCACCGACCTGAACCTTGCCGATCACGACGCGCTCTACGAGCGGCTTATCGCCGCCCATGAGGGGCTGAACGAGGCGGAAAGCGCCGCGTTCAACGCGCGGCTGATCCTGATCCTGATGAACCATATCGGCGACCGCCGCGTGCTCGAGGAGGCGTTCGAGCTCGCCGCGCGTGCCGGGCGTCCCGATGCCAGCCCGAAAACCGGGCAGATGCGCGCCGATAGCTGATGCCTTTACCGAACGCGGGAGCTCCGCGTTCGTCGTCATTCTTGGGAGGAAACAATGACGCATAAACTGACGAAACGTGCTTTCCTGGGCTCCGCCGCCGCGGTGGGGGCGACCCTTGCGATGCCTGCGATCCCGGCACGGGCCGAGGGCGTGGACCTCGTCCTGTCGAGCTGGTTGCCGCCGCGCCACCCGATCGTGGTGGACGCGATCAAGCCCTGGGCGAAGGACATCGAGAAAGCGACCGAGGGCCGCGTGCGCATCCGCGTGCTCGCCAAGCCGCTGGGCTCGCCGCCAGCGCATTTCGACATGGCGCGCGATGGCGTGGCCGACATCACCTACGGTCTGCACAGCTTCACGCAGGATGACCGCTTCAAGAATTCGCGCGTTGGCCAGTTCAGCTTCCTCGGCAATGATGCCGTGTCGATGTCGGAAGCCTTCTGGACCGTCTATACCGAGAAGCTCGGCGCCGAGAAGGAACATGCCGGCACCCATCTGCTGGGCCTGTTCAACCATGGCCCCGGGATGGTCCACAACAACAAGCGTCCGATCAACAAGATCGAAGACCTGCAGGGTCTGAAGATGCGTGTGCCGGGCGGCTACATCGCCGATCTGATGAGCCATTTCGGCGTCGAGACGATCTTCACCCCCTCGGGCGAAGTCTATGAAAAGCTCTCGCGCGGCGTCGTCGATGGCGTGACCTTCCCCTATGACGCGATCGCCTCGTTCAACCTCGCGGATTACCTGAAATACACCACCACGATCCCGGGCGGCATCTACAACACCACTTGGTTCCTGGTGATGAATTCCGGCAAGTGGGACGCGATTTCCCCGGCCGATCAGGAGGCGATCAACAAGCTCTCCGGGCTCGCCTTCGCAACCCGCGTCGGCAAAGCGTGGAACGGCGCGGACGAGCGCGGCAAGAAGGCAGCGAAAGAGGGTGGCATGGTCGCCGAGACCGCGCCGCAGGGCGTGCTCGACGCGATCAAGCAAGAGGCCAGCGTGCTAGAAGGGCAGTGGGCCGACAGCCTGGGCGGCGACTATGACGGTCGCGCCGCGCTTGCCGAGTTCCGCAAGATGACGGGCGTGGACGTATGATCGCACGCGGCCGCTTCGTTCTCGAGGCAATCGCCGCGGGCCTGGTGACGGGGTTGATCCTCGTCACCTGTTTCGACGTGGTCGGCAGGTATCTGTTCAACAACCCGCTGACCGGCGCCTACGAGATCACCCAGGTGCTTCTCGGCGCGCTCGTCTTCGTCGCGATGCCTCTCACCACGGGCAAGGGAGGCCATGTCGAGGTCGACCTGCTGATGCCGATCCTGCCGCCGGTGCTGCGGCGTATGCTCGGGCGGATCGGGAGCGCGATCGCGGCGCTCGTCATGCTCTATTTCGCATGGCGGCTGGTGATCCTGACACAGGATCAGTTCCACACGCAGCTCGCGACCTCGGGTCTCGGCATCAAACTCTGGTATTTCGGTGTGATCGGCGTACTCAGCTTCGCCGTCTCCGCCCTTGTCGCGGTGCTTCGGAGGCCGGAATGACGATATCTCTCGTGGCATTCGCCATACTTCTGGCGCTGGTCTTCCTGCGCGTGCCGATCGCCTTCGCGATGGCGCTTGTCGGCGGGGCCGGGTTCGCATGGATGCGCGGCGCCGAGGCGGCCGGCTCGATGGTCGGCAGCGCCGTCTTCGAGACCGGGATGAACTATTCGCTTTCGGTCGTGCCGCTCTTCATCTTCATGGGCAATGTGCTGGCCGGTTCGGGGATCGCCAGCGGTCTCTTCACGGGCGCCGACCGGGTCTTCGGGCGGATGCGTGGCGGGCTCGCGATGGCCACGATCCTCAGCTGCGGCGGCTTCTCCGCGGTCTGCGGTTCGTCGCTCGCGACCGCGGCCACGATGTCGAAGGTGGCGATGCCCTCGATGCGCCGCTTCGGCTATCACGACTCGCTCGCCACCGGCGCCATCGCCGCGGGCGGCACGCTGGGCATTCTGATCCCGCCCTCGGTCATCATGATCATCTTCGGTCTTCTGACCGAGAGCGACATCGGCAAGCTGTTCATCGCGGGGATCGTTCCCGGTGTTCTCGGCATAGGTCTGTATCTCGTGTCGGTCATGGTCGCAGTGCGGCTGAACCCGAAACTCGCCCCGGAAGTGCGCGAGCCCCTTGCCATGAAGCGGCAGGACATCGTCGGCGTGCTCGCGACGCTCGGGCTGTTCGTCTTCATCATGGTGGGCATCTATGGCGGGTTCTTCACCCCGATCGAGGCCGCCGGCATGGGCGCGGCTGCGGCCGTCTTGATCGCGGCTGCGGTCGGCGGTCTGAGGCTCGGCGCGCTCTGGCGGGCGCTCACCGATGCGGCAATCGCCTCCGCGATGATCTTCGCGATCGTCATCGGAGCCGAGATCTTCGGCAATTTCGTCACCTTCGCGGGCCTGCCCGACGCGCTGGCCGAACTGGTCTACAATCTCGGGCTGGGCGGCTACGAGGTGATCATCATCATCGTACTGATCTACATGCTGCTGGGCATGGTGCTCGAGAGCCTGTCGATGATCCTGCTGACGGTGCCGATCTTCTACCCGGTGATCTACCAGCTCGATTTCGGTTCAGGGCTTTTGGCCAATCCCGACAATGCGTTGATCTGGTTCGCCGTGATCGTCGTGGTCGCGACGGAGATCTCGCTGATCACGCCGCCTGTGGGCATGAATGTCTTCGTGCTGCGTTCGGTTCTGCCGGACGTGACGCTGGGCACGATGTTCCGCGGCATCCTGTGGTTCTGGGTGGCAGATATCGTGCGGATCTCGCTGATCGTGGCCTTCCCGGTGATCTCTCTCTGGCTGGTCGGCTAGTCCCGCTCGGGCTCGGTGCGGATATCAAGCTCGAGCGTGTCGATCAGCGCATTCACCCCGGCTTCGAGCCCGGCGCGCGCTTCCTCGGGCAGGGCGGAGAGCATCGTCTGGGCCCGGGCGTTCACCTTGGGCCGGGCCTCGCCATAAAGCGCACGGCCCGCCTCGGTGCATTCATACTCACGCAGCCGCCGATCGCTGTCGGGCACGAAGCGCCGGATCAGCCCGCGCGCTTCGAGACGCGCCGCTGCCCGGCTTACCTGAACCTTGTCGAGCGTGGTGCGGCGCGCGATGTCGAGCGATGAAATCCGGCCGACCCCGTCGAGGATCGACATCAGCCTCCATTCCTCTCGCGTAAGCCCGTATTCGCGCGCATAGACATCCTGGAGATTGCGCGAGAAGGCCTCGGCGGCGATCGCGAGACGGTAGGGAAAGAATTCCTCGAGCTTCATGCGGTGCAAATCCTCCTCGGGGCAGGATGGCAGTGTTTCATGTGCAATGAAATGACTTTCATGAGACCGCTCCCGGCGCGCTCTGCGCTCAGATCGGCAGCGGCGCGTCCTGTTTGAACTGGTGCATGACGATCTGGCTCTGCACCCGGGCGACGGTGGGATGGGCAAGCAGCACGTCGTGGATCAGCCGATGCAGTGCTGCCAGATCCGCGCAGTAGACGCGCAGCAGATAATCCGCCTCCCCCGTCAGGGTCCAAGCGGAGGTGATCTCGGGCTGCAAGGAGACGAGGCGCGAGAATTGCTGCGCCGGTTCCGCCCCGTGTCGCTGCATCTGCACCTGCACGAAGGCTTGCACGGCAAGCCCAAGCCGCGCCGCATCGAGCCGCGCGCCGTAGCCGCGGATCAGCCCCTCGGCCTCGAGCCGCTGCCGCCTCCGCCCCACTTGGCTTGGCGACAGGTTCAGCCGCTCGCTCAAGTCCTGCGAGGTTAGCTGGGCATTCTGCTGCAGTTCCGCGAGCAGGCGTTTGTCGATATGGTCGATCATGCGGAGATTTAGCGCCGAATTCCACCTGGATGCAATATTTGCGCAAAAATTGGCGCTCCCATGCGCTACTTCGCGCGGAACGAGCATTCGTCCCAGGTTACCCTCTTCTTAGCGCAAACAGGAGGAGAAACCCATGGGACCGTTCCCCCACGACGCCCCGCAATCCACCATCACCGAGGAGAATCCCGCTGGCACGGACGGGTTCGAATTCGTCGAATTCGCACATCCCGATCCGCAGGAACTGCGCGACCTCTTCGCGAAGATGGGCTATGAGCATGTAGCGAACCACAAATCGAAGCCGGTCGAGCTTTGGCAGCAGGGCGACATCACCTATGTCATCAACGCTGTCCCCGACAGCTTCGCGGCCCGTTTCGTGGAAGAGCACGGGCCCTGCGCCCCCTCGATGGCATGGCGCGTCGTCGATGCGCAGCACGCCTTCGATCACGCGGTGAAGAACGGCGCGGAGCCCTACGAGGGCACGGACAAGACCGTCGACTGGCCCGCGATCAAGGGAATCGGCGGCAGCCTGATCTATTTCACCGACCAATATTACGACACCTCGCCCTATAACGAGGAATTCGACTGGCTGAAGACGTCGAAGCCGAAGGGCGTGGGCTTCTATTATCTCGACCACCTGACCCACAATGTCTTCAAGGGCAACATGGACAAGTGGTTCAACTTCTACGGCGATCTTTTCAATTTCCGCGAGATCCGGTTCTTCGACATCGAGGGAAAATATACCGGCCTCTATTCCCGGGCGCTGACCTCGCCCTGCGGGCGCATCCGCATCCCGATCAACGAGGATCGCGGCGAAACCGGCCAGATCGTCTCCTATCTCAAGAAGTACAAGGGCGAGGGCATCCAGCACATCGCCGTGGGCGCGCGCGACATCTACGAGGCGACCGACGCGATCGCCGATCGCGGGATCCGCTTCATGCCTGCCCCTCCCGAAACCTATTACGAGCTCAGCCATGACCGCGTGACCGGGCATGAGGAGCCGGTCGATCGGATGAAGAAGCACGGCATCCTGATCGACGGCGAGGGCGTCCTCGGCGGCGGCGAGACCAAGATTCTGTTGCAGATATTCTCGAAGACGGTAATCGGGCCGATTTTCTTCGAATTCATCCAGCGCAAGGGCGACGATGGGTTCGGCGAAGGCAACTTTAAGGCGCTCTTCGAGTCGATCGAGCGCGAGCAGATCGAAAGCGGCGAACTCGTCGCCGAATGATCGCGCCACAAATCCAAGTTGCGACGGGCAGGCTGGAGCCTGCCCCGTATGCATTTCGGCGGCGCTGCGGACGGAACCTTGCCGCTCAGCGAAATCCAAAAGCACGCACCACGCCGAGCAGAGCCTGGCGAGCTCGACGATCGGTCGGAGCCGGTTGGGTTGTTTGGGCCCGGGAACCGGCGGCGCCATGCAGAAAGTTCGATCAACTCTCCGTTATCGAAGCTGAAGGTCCGGAATTCCTCAGGTGAATGCTGCCGTCTTCCTTTGATAGCAAATAGGTATTCGAGAGAATTTATTTTTCAAAAAGACTTTCCTGTGCGCCCGGGGCCGGATCGCAAGCCCTCCGGCCCCTGACCTGCCCCCCGCGGGATCCCTCAACGTAGTGTAGAGTCTGCGCCAACTCTGAAGGAGCAGACGAATGCGAAAAAGCCGTTTCACCGAGGCGCAGATTATTGGGATGATCAAGGAGCAGGAGGCAGGCATGCCGACAGCTGATGTGTGCCGCAGGCATGGCCTCAGCCCGGCGACCTTTTACAAGTTCAAGGCCAAGTATGGTGGCATGGAGCTCTCCGAGGCAGCCAGGCTGAAGGCGCTCGAAGACGAAAACGCCAAGCTCAAACGTCTGTTGGCCGACACCATGCTCGACAACGTGGTTCTGAAGGATCTGCTGGGAAAGAACTGACGACATTGACCAGGCGGCGAGAGGCGGCGCTCAGGGCGATGCGGGATCATGACATCTCGCAGCGTCGGGCCTGCCAGCTTGTCGGTGTCGACCCCAAGACGGTCCGGCGCACACGCCCGCCGGACTGCCCCGAGATCCGCGAGGAGATGAAGGAGATCGCCGGGAAGCGGCGCCGGTTTGGCTATCGCCGGATCGGCATCCTGCTTGAGCGCAAGGGCATGACCATGAACCACAAGAAGCTGTATCGGCTCTATCGCGAGGAAGGGCTATCGGTGAAGCGACGGCGTGGACGCAAGCGGGCTCGCGGGTCACGCACGCCGATGCCTGCGGCGGCGCATCCCAATGCGCGCTGGTCGCTCGACTTCCTGGCGGACAGCTTCGGCGCCTCGCGCAAGTTCCGTATTTTGGCCGTGATCGACGATTGTTGCAGAGAGAACCTGTGCCTGGTCGCCGATACCAGTATATCGGGCAAGCGTGTTGCCCGTGAACTCGATGCGCTGGTGCGGATCTACGGAAAGCCTGCTTGCATTGTCAGCGACAACGGGACGGAGTTCACCAGCCGGGCCATCCTGAGATGGGCCGACCAGAACGCCATTCCCTGGCACTACATCGACCCCGGCAAGCCGCAGCAGAACGCGTTCATCGAGTCCTT
It includes:
- the maiA gene encoding maleylacetoacetate isomerase; this translates as MTRLHDYWRSSASYRVRIALALAGIEWQAAPVDLTTGAQRDPDYLAVNPQGLVPTLEIDGDRFTQSLAIVEYLNETRALGLLPEAPADRAHVRALAQAIAVDIHPVCNLRVAKHAVAASNGAITMESWMQTFIAPGLAAVEEMISGESFCWRDQLTLADLCLVPQIYNARRWGIDLAPMPNITRIAAHLETLPAFAAARPAPPAA
- a CDS encoding MarR family winged helix-turn-helix transcriptional regulator translates to MTVEQKVRETADEEIPLPGFDLERFLPYLVAELSVKLSQELAAGYRDAGLTMPQWRVMVHLSHAGRVSVRDIERRTSLERPKVSRAASHLEAKGLVEKRPDDVDARLVALSLTREGRRLMAELLPRAIAYQRQLEAVLGSDLAGLQRAMDKLLGTPIE
- a CDS encoding FAD-dependent oxidoreductase, which gives rise to MPYDYKPFDYVAPKGLSAPEPRHKVIVVGAGPIGLAAALELANYGVASVVLDDNNVVSVGSRAICWSKRSLEILDRLGVGDACVQKGVTWKVGRTHHGAREVFNFDLLPEDGHKMPAFVNLQQYYVEEYLVAAAQANPLVDLRFKNKVTSLEQAADHATVSIETPDGEYTLEGEYVLACDGARSPIRQMMGLEFEGVLFEERFLIADIEMQADFPSERWFWFEPDFHEGQSALLHKQPDNIYRIDLQLGWDTDPEEERKPERIIPRIEKALGHSNFKLDWTSIYTFQCRRLKNFVHDRVIFVGDSAHVVSPFGARGGNGGLQDVDALGWRLARVVKGESTPALLARYDAERTFGSDENIANSSRTTRFMSPRPGAERWFRDAVLALSEHANFARPMVNSGRLSLPCRYPLDQAPDDAALPSGTRPGAVAPDAPLGNEWLLDRLAGGFTLLGLGAEAPEVAGLRRMTLEPTPELRARYLGDAPSALYLIRPDQVVAARWQKAGAEQIAAQLAAIEEGSA
- a CDS encoding MBL fold metallo-hydrolase, translated to MAKAFASQGDMEEKKISFTEVGEGLYAFTAEGDPNTGVIIGDDSVMIVEAQATPRLARKVIECVRSVTDKPISHLVLTHYHAVRVLGASAYGVREIIMSDTTRAQVAERGQEDWDSEFGRFPRLFQGHEEIPGLTWPTTTFSDQMTVYLGNRRVDIMHLGRAHTAGDAVIWVPDQEVMFTGDIVEYHSACYCGDGHFGDWPETLANIAAFEPRAIAPGRGDALVGEKMVTEALENTADFVRSTFKPVERVVARGGTLKEAWDAVREACDPKFADYAIYEHCLPFNVARAYDEARGIDTPRVWTAERDREMWDALQG
- the fahA gene encoding fumarylacetoacetase, coding for MTDQTSWVASAQGDTDFPIQNLPYGVFDDGNGARMGVAIGDMILDVAKVDHGLPADLFAEPAWNRVMEAGPEIWAKLRARLTELLSDEGHKSAVEPHLVPQSGAKMLMPFRVTEYTDFYAGKNHATNVGTIFRGPENALPANWLSIPIGYNGRASSVVVSGTPVIRPNGQVKGPNEELPRFAPSARFDIELEFGAIVGQPSEGMISVSQADEMIFGYVLLNDWSARDIQAWEYVPLGPFQSKATATTISPWIVTKAALEPFRVNTPERERELLPYLREPGPMNYDIKLEVALRPEGGEEAVISRTNTSMLYYSAAQQLAHHTTSGCPMRAGDLLGSGTISGTEKDSRGSLLELSWSGKEPLELPDGTTRSFIEDGDTLTLRGAAQGKGYRIGFGDCTGQVLPARALPDWAKE
- the hmgA gene encoding homogentisate 1,2-dioxygenase, translating into MTEQALPSGMVRATGTSGPHEGYMPGFGNDFETEALPGALPQGQNSPQKCEYGLYAEQLSGTAFTAPRGQNERTWCYRIRPSVKHVGRFTKIDVPYWKSAPNVDPDVISLGQYRWNPVPHSDEPLTWVTGMRTMTTAGDVNTQVGMASHIYLVTQSMEDEYFFSADSELLVVPQEGRLRFCTELGIIDLEPKEIAILPRGLVYRVEVLEGPARGFVCENYGQKFDLPGRGPIGANCLANPRDFKCPVAAFEDRDAKSRVVIKWCGQFHETFIGHSPLDVVAWHGNYCAYKYDLRTYSPVGAILFDHPDPSIFTVLTAPSGQEGTANIDFVLFRERWMVAEHTFRPPWYHKNIMSELMGNIYGIYDAKPQGFMPGGTSLHNMMLPHGPDRNAFEHASNEPMEPAFQGNTMQFMFETRFPQHLTEFAAKEAPLQDDYIDCWDSIEKKFDGKPGTK